The proteins below come from a single Pandoraea apista genomic window:
- the aliA gene encoding cyclohexanecarboxylate-CoA ligase: MEFDAVLLPPRREQSVARGWWPERTINDALDAAVAASPDKVALTAVSSATGQTQRLTYAALADAAERLALGLMRRGVGRGDVVACQLPNGWQFAVTYLACARIGAVLNPLMHIFRERELSFMLRHGEAKVFVVPRQFRGFDHAAMARALQPDLPDLQHVIVVDSKNNSDGLGEDSFDAVLMAGEPAASSDERATMLAARAHPDDIMQLMYTSGTTGEPKGVMHSANTTFSNILAYAERMRLGRDDVILMGSPLAHQTGFMYGLMMPVILGASAVMLDIWDPANAVRLIREQGVTFTMASTPFLSDLTKAVAASGETVPSLRAFLCAGAPIPGPVVEQARSVLGAKIVSAWGMTENGAVTLTRLDDDDVRASTTDGCPLPGVELRVVDAQNDTLPVGETGRLLVRACSNFGGYLKRAQWNATDDQGWFDTGDMAWLDETGYVRIAGRSKDVIIRGGENIPVVEIEALLYRHPAIATVAIVAYPDERLGERACAVVVPRAGESIDLAAVTDFLASHKVARQYWPERIEVRETLPTTPTGKIQKFKLREMLQASRASATEHTP, from the coding sequence ATGGAATTCGATGCGGTGTTGCTTCCCCCAAGGCGCGAGCAGAGCGTGGCACGCGGCTGGTGGCCCGAACGCACGATCAACGATGCCCTCGATGCTGCTGTCGCGGCATCGCCCGACAAGGTTGCCCTCACGGCGGTGTCGAGCGCCACGGGACAGACGCAGCGGCTGACTTATGCGGCCCTTGCCGATGCCGCGGAGCGCCTCGCGCTGGGGCTGATGCGTCGTGGTGTCGGGCGCGGTGATGTCGTGGCCTGTCAATTGCCCAACGGCTGGCAGTTCGCCGTCACTTATCTTGCTTGCGCAAGGATCGGCGCCGTGCTCAATCCGCTGATGCACATTTTCCGCGAGCGGGAGTTGTCGTTCATGCTGCGCCACGGCGAGGCGAAGGTGTTCGTCGTGCCTCGCCAGTTCCGGGGGTTCGATCACGCGGCAATGGCTCGGGCGCTACAGCCGGACTTGCCGGACCTGCAACATGTCATCGTGGTCGACAGCAAGAACAACAGCGACGGCCTGGGCGAGGACAGCTTCGACGCGGTGCTCATGGCGGGCGAACCCGCCGCGTCGAGCGACGAGCGGGCCACGATGCTGGCAGCGCGCGCCCATCCCGACGACATCATGCAGTTGATGTACACCTCGGGCACGACGGGTGAGCCCAAAGGGGTGATGCACAGCGCGAACACCACGTTCTCGAACATTCTTGCCTATGCCGAGCGCATGCGCCTGGGCCGCGACGACGTGATCCTGATGGGGTCGCCCCTCGCTCATCAGACCGGCTTCATGTACGGACTCATGATGCCGGTGATTCTCGGGGCGAGCGCCGTGATGCTCGACATCTGGGACCCGGCAAACGCCGTGCGGCTGATTCGCGAGCAAGGGGTGACATTCACCATGGCGTCGACACCGTTTCTTTCCGACCTGACGAAAGCGGTAGCGGCCAGTGGCGAGACCGTGCCGAGCCTGCGTGCATTTCTGTGTGCCGGCGCACCGATTCCCGGCCCCGTCGTCGAACAGGCGCGCAGCGTACTCGGCGCAAAGATCGTTTCGGCATGGGGGATGACGGAGAACGGTGCCGTTACGCTCACGCGTCTCGATGACGATGATGTGCGGGCCTCCACGACCGACGGTTGCCCGCTGCCGGGCGTAGAGTTGCGCGTGGTCGACGCGCAGAACGACACGTTGCCCGTCGGCGAGACCGGGCGGCTGCTGGTGCGCGCCTGTTCAAATTTCGGTGGCTATCTGAAGCGCGCGCAATGGAACGCTACCGACGATCAGGGCTGGTTCGACACCGGCGACATGGCGTGGCTCGACGAGACTGGCTACGTGCGCATTGCCGGACGCAGCAAAGACGTGATCATTCGCGGTGGCGAGAACATCCCGGTCGTGGAAATCGAAGCCCTTCTGTACCGGCATCCGGCGATCGCTACGGTAGCGATCGTGGCCTACCCGGACGAGCGTCTGGGCGAGCGCGCCTGCGCGGTCGTCGTGCCGCGCGCGGGCGAATCGATCGACCTCGCGGCGGTGACCGACTTCCTCGCGTCGCACAAAGTGGCGCGGCAGTACTGGCCCGAGCGGATCGAAGTTCGTGAGACGCTGCCGACGACGCCCACGGGTAAGATACAGAAATTCAAGCTGCGCGAGATGCTCCAGGCCTCCCGCGCAAGCGCCACTGAACACACGCCTTGA
- the badI gene encoding 2-ketocyclohexanecarboxyl-CoA hydrolase, whose protein sequence is MNYEDILYEVRNGAAWITINRPEKMNAFRGRTCDELIHAINKAGYDREIGSIVLAGAGEKAFCTGGDQSAHEGQYDGRGTIGLPMEELHNAIRDVPKPVIARVQGYAIGGGNVICTLCDFTIASEKAVFGQVGPKVGSVDPGFGTAFLARVVGEKKAREIWYLCRRYTAAEALGMGLVNTVVPHEQLDAEVQKWCDEIMERSPTAIAIAKRSFNMDTAQQAGIAGMGMYALKLYYETEESREGVRAFQEKRKPDFRKYAK, encoded by the coding sequence ATGAACTACGAAGACATTCTGTATGAAGTGCGCAACGGTGCGGCATGGATCACGATCAACCGTCCGGAGAAGATGAATGCATTTCGCGGACGCACCTGCGACGAATTGATTCACGCGATCAACAAGGCGGGCTACGACAGGGAGATCGGCAGCATTGTGCTTGCCGGTGCCGGCGAGAAGGCGTTTTGCACCGGCGGCGACCAGTCCGCGCATGAAGGGCAGTACGACGGGCGCGGCACCATCGGCTTGCCGATGGAGGAACTGCATAACGCGATTCGCGACGTGCCCAAACCGGTGATTGCGCGTGTGCAGGGCTATGCGATTGGCGGTGGCAACGTGATTTGCACCTTGTGCGACTTCACGATCGCTTCCGAGAAAGCTGTCTTCGGTCAGGTCGGGCCGAAAGTCGGTTCGGTCGACCCCGGCTTTGGCACGGCGTTTCTGGCACGCGTGGTCGGTGAGAAGAAAGCGCGCGAAATCTGGTACCTGTGCCGTCGCTATACCGCAGCTGAAGCGCTCGGAATGGGCCTTGTGAACACCGTCGTTCCGCATGAGCAACTCGACGCCGAAGTGCAGAAATGGTGCGACGAGATCATGGAGCGCAGCCCGACCGCGATCGCCATCGCAAAGCGCTCGTTCAACATGGACACCGCGCAGCAGGCGGGCATCGCCGGCATGGGCATGTACGCGCTCAAGCTCTATTACGAGACGGAAGAGTCGCGCGAAGGCGTGCGCGCGTTTCAGGAAAAGCGCAAGCCCGATTTCCGCAAGTACGCCAAATAA
- a CDS encoding MarR family winged helix-turn-helix transcriptional regulator, giving the protein MTSLESLRFVFTSHLLLAGKQWRQISQGAIVEYGISAASAGPLLFIRRLGQGVRQVELAEYVGLEGASLVRLLDQLCAAGLVLREVDASDRRANALRLTEAGEALAEKLEIELSQLRAKVFANIPREDFEAVLRVFEAISNVASPDVGILTMEPPKK; this is encoded by the coding sequence ATGACCTCCCTAGAATCGCTCCGCTTTGTCTTCACCAGCCACTTGCTGCTGGCAGGCAAGCAGTGGCGTCAGATCTCACAGGGCGCGATCGTCGAATACGGAATTTCTGCGGCGAGCGCAGGCCCGTTGTTGTTCATCCGCCGCCTTGGCCAGGGGGTGCGTCAGGTCGAGCTTGCCGAATACGTCGGGCTCGAAGGCGCATCTCTGGTGCGGCTGCTCGATCAATTGTGCGCAGCCGGACTCGTGCTGCGCGAAGTGGATGCTAGCGACCGTCGCGCCAACGCGCTGCGGCTCACGGAGGCCGGCGAGGCGCTCGCCGAGAAGCTCGAAATCGAACTCAGCCAGTTGCGCGCGAAGGTTTTCGCGAACATCCCGCGCGAGGATTTCGAGGCGGTGTTGCGTGTGTTCGAAGCGATTTCCAACGTGGCGAGCCCCGACGTGGGGATTCTCACGATGGAGCCCCCGAAGAAGTAA
- the badH gene encoding 2-hydroxycyclohexanecarboxyl-CoA dehydrogenase — protein sequence MQRFEGKAVIVTGGGGGIGGATCRRLGGEGAAVAVFDRDLAAAQRVAGEIVEAGGRAQAFACDITVREQVDAAVAAVAQAFGPVSVLVNNAGWDIFKPFTKTVPAEWDRLIAINLIGALHMHHAVLPEMVARRSGRIVNIASDAARVGSSGEAVYAACKGGIVAFSKTIAREHARHGITVNVVCPGPTDTALFADYKEGAGNPEKLVEAFTKAIPLGRIGQADDLPGAIAFFASDDAAFVTGQVLSVSGGLTMNG from the coding sequence ATGCAGCGGTTCGAGGGCAAGGCCGTCATTGTGACGGGGGGCGGGGGCGGGATTGGTGGGGCGACGTGCCGCCGGCTGGGAGGCGAGGGAGCGGCCGTGGCCGTGTTCGATCGCGATTTGGCCGCAGCGCAGCGTGTGGCCGGGGAGATCGTCGAGGCCGGGGGGCGGGCACAGGCGTTTGCGTGCGACATCACCGTGCGCGAGCAGGTCGACGCAGCAGTGGCCGCAGTCGCGCAGGCATTCGGTCCGGTGAGCGTGCTGGTCAACAACGCCGGTTGGGACATCTTCAAACCCTTTACCAAGACAGTGCCCGCCGAGTGGGACCGGCTGATCGCCATCAATCTGATCGGCGCATTGCACATGCATCACGCGGTACTGCCGGAGATGGTGGCGCGGCGCAGCGGACGGATCGTCAACATCGCATCCGACGCCGCGCGGGTCGGCTCGTCCGGCGAAGCGGTCTATGCCGCGTGCAAGGGCGGGATTGTGGCGTTCTCGAAAACCATCGCGCGTGAACATGCGCGTCACGGCATCACCGTCAATGTGGTGTGCCCCGGGCCGACTGACACGGCGCTTTTCGCCGACTACAAGGAGGGGGCCGGAAACCCCGAAAAACTCGTCGAGGCGTTCACGAAGGCGATCCCTCTGGGGCGCATTGGCCAGGCAGACGATCTGCCCGGTGCAATTGCCTTCTTCGCAAGCGACGACGCGGCGTTCGTCACCGGTCAGGTGCTGAGCGTGTCCGGCGGCCTCACGATGAACGGCTGA
- a CDS encoding FUSC family protein, giving the protein MFNWPSSRDWIFSIKAFVASMLALYIALALGLPRPYWAMATVYIVSHPLTGATRSKALYRVLGTLLGAAASIAFVPALVNNPELLMAAVGLWTGTLLYISLLHRSPRSYVFLLASYTLPLIALPAVNTPDVIFDIAVARSEEIILGIICASVVGAVILPTSVAKVLHDRSARWLTDAARWTTDMLSADPEGKATRHMSRHRMAADILALDQLISQLSYDADTSERVRDAQELRGRMTMMMPVLSTVASLVHTLRQHPKGAPEALEAKMAEVVAWLRRGAPSPAPAHLLSPPQSAGEASDWYGALVAATEDRLRSLVQLWQDCVSLQRRFGQYDDRDSGYEWKPAFQHWELGGARHYDHGLLLFSTVSAALCTFLMGMAWIYTGWNDGAAGVSLGAVACCFFAAMDEPAPFIRSFFWATAVCVVFAAVYVFFILTNAHDFGLLVAMFAVPYLLLGTLIPQPRFTMVAMLVAVNTASFVGIQGGYSADFQAFFNSNLAGLAGVLFALLWTLQTRPFGTRVAMRRLIHSSWRDIAKNAVGRSVAEHGRLRARLLDRLGQLVPRLAASESETSSDGFTEVRVELSALALQRELPHLNPSQRDAVEAVLTDVARFYQARLDEQVSEPDTTLHDKLLGAVRSLVAHSDQASRSARASLMDIHVALFPATRSGSIQ; this is encoded by the coding sequence GTGTTCAACTGGCCATCCTCACGCGACTGGATTTTCTCGATCAAGGCGTTTGTCGCCTCGATGCTGGCGCTCTACATCGCGTTGGCGCTCGGCTTGCCGCGCCCATACTGGGCCATGGCCACGGTCTATATCGTGTCGCACCCGCTGACCGGCGCGACACGCTCCAAGGCGCTGTATCGCGTGCTCGGCACACTCCTCGGCGCCGCCGCTTCCATTGCTTTCGTCCCCGCGCTCGTCAACAACCCCGAGTTGCTGATGGCGGCCGTCGGGCTGTGGACCGGCACGCTGCTCTATATCTCGCTATTGCATCGTTCGCCACGTAGCTACGTGTTTCTGCTGGCGTCGTACACGCTGCCGCTGATCGCCCTGCCAGCGGTGAACACGCCCGACGTGATCTTCGACATTGCCGTGGCGCGCTCCGAAGAGATCATTCTCGGCATCATCTGCGCGAGCGTCGTCGGCGCCGTGATCCTGCCCACAAGTGTGGCCAAGGTACTGCACGACCGCTCGGCCCGCTGGCTCACCGACGCCGCACGCTGGACAACCGACATGCTCTCCGCCGACCCGGAAGGCAAGGCAACGCGCCACATGAGCCGTCACCGCATGGCGGCCGACATTCTGGCGCTCGACCAGTTGATCAGCCAGCTTTCCTACGATGCCGACACGTCGGAGCGCGTGCGCGATGCGCAGGAATTGCGCGGGCGCATGACCATGATGATGCCGGTGCTCTCGACGGTGGCGTCGCTGGTGCACACGTTGCGTCAGCACCCCAAGGGCGCACCCGAAGCACTCGAAGCGAAGATGGCAGAGGTGGTCGCATGGCTGCGGCGTGGCGCACCGTCACCCGCCCCGGCCCACTTGCTGAGCCCGCCGCAATCGGCCGGCGAAGCCTCGGACTGGTACGGCGCGCTGGTGGCCGCAACGGAGGATCGCCTGCGCTCGCTGGTGCAACTCTGGCAGGACTGCGTGTCGTTGCAACGCCGCTTCGGCCAATACGACGATCGGGACAGCGGCTACGAATGGAAGCCCGCTTTCCAGCACTGGGAACTGGGCGGCGCACGCCACTACGATCACGGCCTGCTGCTGTTCTCAACCGTATCGGCCGCGTTGTGTACGTTTCTCATGGGCATGGCCTGGATCTACACAGGCTGGAACGACGGCGCCGCCGGCGTTTCGCTCGGCGCCGTAGCCTGCTGCTTCTTCGCGGCCATGGACGAGCCCGCACCGTTCATCCGCTCGTTCTTCTGGGCAACGGCCGTGTGCGTGGTGTTCGCCGCCGTCTACGTGTTCTTTATCCTGACGAATGCGCATGACTTCGGTCTGCTCGTGGCGATGTTCGCCGTACCGTATCTGCTGCTCGGCACGCTCATTCCACAGCCCCGCTTCACGATGGTGGCGATGCTCGTTGCCGTCAATACCGCGAGCTTCGTCGGTATTCAGGGGGGCTACAGCGCCGACTTCCAGGCGTTCTTCAATAGCAATCTTGCCGGTCTGGCCGGTGTCCTGTTCGCCCTGCTCTGGACGTTGCAGACCCGCCCCTTCGGCACACGCGTCGCCATGCGCCGCCTAATTCATTCGAGCTGGCGCGACATTGCGAAGAACGCGGTCGGCCGCTCGGTCGCCGAGCACGGACGCCTGCGCGCGAGACTGCTCGACCGGCTCGGCCAACTGGTGCCGCGTCTGGCGGCAAGCGAGAGCGAGACGTCGAGCGACGGTTTTACCGAAGTCCGCGTCGAACTCTCTGCGCTGGCGTTGCAGCGCGAGCTGCCGCATCTGAATCCATCGCAGCGCGACGCCGTCGAGGCCGTGCTCACCGACGTGGCGCGCTTCTATCAAGCGCGACTCGACGAACAGGTGAGCGAGCCCGACACCACGCTGCACGACAAACTGCTGGGCGCGGTGCGCTCGTTGGTGGCCCATAGCGATCAGGCGTCGCGCAGTGCGCGCGCGTCGCTCATGGACATCCACGTCGCGTTGTTCCCGGCCACACGATCCGGGAGTATCCAATGA
- a CDS encoding MFS transporter, with amino-acid sequence MSETAQSRQPSASPSPSGLSGLSESSGKPPRQGQTVSQTALPLLVASTFFMENLDATIITTSLPAMAVDFGVAPSQLSIGLSAYLVALAAFIPASGWLADRLGPRRVFPSAIALFTLASVLCAMSTSLDMFTLFRVLQGLAGAMMVPVGRLVVLRNTPKPALVRAIATITWPGLAAPVLGPALGGFISSTWSWHWIFLINVPLGIAAFAAALWLVKPSPGQRKPFDLPGFIASGVGASLLMFGVELASRTPADWPLVIGCLALGLVAMVWSIRHFMRATHPLINLAALRVQTFAVTVWGGSLFRIAIGSAPFLLPLMFQLAFGMSAVTSGLLMLALFAGNLGIKPATTPILRRFGFRSVLLGNGVLVALGFGLCALLTATTPLWLIALVLLFGGVCRSVQFTTLATMGFADVPPDDMSGATTLFSALQQMTSGLGIALGALVLKITEVAGATPFGATSFRWTFAAMAAIALLALIDGVRLPANAGAHVSGHTPSAAR; translated from the coding sequence GTGTCCGAAACTGCCCAGTCGCGCCAGCCGTCCGCATCACCTTCGCCATCCGGGCTATCCGGGCTATCCGAATCGTCCGGGAAGCCTCCCCGCCAGGGACAGACGGTTTCGCAGACGGCATTGCCGTTGCTCGTCGCGTCCACGTTCTTCATGGAGAACCTCGACGCGACCATCATCACCACGTCGTTGCCCGCGATGGCTGTCGACTTCGGTGTGGCGCCGTCTCAACTCTCTATTGGTTTGTCGGCCTATCTGGTGGCCCTCGCAGCGTTCATTCCTGCGAGCGGCTGGCTTGCCGACCGGCTTGGCCCGCGTCGCGTGTTTCCTTCGGCGATTGCGCTCTTCACGCTCGCGTCGGTGTTGTGCGCGATGAGCACCAGCCTCGACATGTTTACGCTGTTTCGCGTGTTGCAAGGGCTTGCGGGCGCGATGATGGTGCCCGTCGGCCGGCTGGTTGTCTTGCGCAACACGCCCAAGCCTGCGCTGGTGCGCGCCATTGCGACGATCACCTGGCCGGGGCTTGCCGCGCCGGTGTTGGGGCCGGCGCTCGGCGGCTTCATTTCATCGACGTGGAGTTGGCACTGGATCTTCCTCATCAACGTGCCGCTCGGCATTGCGGCCTTCGCGGCGGCGCTGTGGCTGGTGAAACCGTCGCCCGGGCAACGCAAGCCGTTCGATCTGCCGGGATTCATCGCAAGCGGCGTGGGCGCCAGTCTGTTGATGTTCGGCGTGGAACTGGCCAGCCGCACGCCGGCCGACTGGCCGCTGGTGATTGGGTGTCTCGCACTCGGGCTGGTGGCCATGGTGTGGTCGATACGGCATTTCATGCGCGCGACGCATCCGCTCATCAATCTCGCCGCACTGCGTGTGCAGACGTTCGCCGTGACCGTGTGGGGCGGCTCGCTGTTTCGTATCGCCATCGGCAGCGCACCGTTTCTTCTGCCGCTGATGTTCCAACTGGCGTTCGGCATGAGCGCCGTGACGTCGGGGTTGCTGATGCTCGCCCTGTTTGCGGGCAATCTGGGAATCAAGCCTGCGACCACGCCGATCCTGCGCCGCTTCGGTTTTCGTAGCGTATTGCTGGGCAATGGCGTGCTCGTGGCGCTGGGCTTCGGGCTATGCGCGCTACTGACGGCGACGACACCGCTGTGGCTCATTGCGCTGGTGCTGCTCTTCGGGGGCGTCTGCCGCTCGGTGCAGTTCACTACCCTCGCCACGATGGGCTTCGCCGACGTGCCGCCAGACGACATGAGCGGCGCCACCACGCTTTTCTCCGCCCTTCAGCAAATGACCTCCGGCCTGGGCATCGCACTGGGCGCGCTCGTCCTCAAGATCACCGAAGTGGCGGGGGCCACGCCATTCGGCGCGACCAGTTTCCGGTGGACGTTCGCCGCAATGGCGGCCATTGCGCTCCTGGCATTGATCGACGGCGTTCGCCTGCCTGCCAACGCCGGTGCGCACGTGAGCGGGCATACGCCGTCGGCGGCACGCTAA
- the aliB gene encoding cyclohexanecarboxyl-CoA dehydrogenase, translating into MLNPYLDDDLVALAEHTQRFAQARIAPGFQTRDQTRVLERSLMREMGEMGLIAPELPEVYGGQGMGRLAAGVIHEAIARADLSMSYVNLLASLNGQILAEHGKPEVVTPWLEKLTRGETLLAIALTEPRGGSDAANLRMRADFDGTHYVLNGEKTSISAADQADAAVVFARTGEVSELARGISAFFVPLDLPGVTRQRFDCHGQRAIGRGSLFFENVRIPADHVLGAPGEGFVQVMQGFDFSRALIGLQVLAVARAALDETWAYVAQREAFGKPLSAFQGVSHPLADFDTQVEAARLLCLQTLWLKDRGLPHSAEAAMCKWWGPKLAYDTIHQCLLMFGHGGYDRGVMEQRLRDVLGFQIGDGTAQIMKTIIARTRAGRQAVPI; encoded by the coding sequence ATGCTCAATCCGTATCTCGACGACGATCTCGTAGCCCTGGCCGAGCACACGCAGCGTTTTGCTCAGGCTCGGATTGCTCCCGGCTTTCAGACGCGCGACCAGACGCGCGTGCTGGAGCGCAGTCTTATGCGGGAGATGGGGGAAATGGGGTTGATTGCGCCCGAACTCCCGGAGGTCTATGGCGGGCAGGGCATGGGGCGTTTGGCCGCCGGTGTGATTCACGAGGCGATCGCGCGCGCCGATCTCAGCATGTCGTACGTCAACCTGCTGGCGTCGCTCAACGGTCAGATTCTGGCTGAGCACGGCAAGCCGGAGGTGGTGACCCCCTGGTTGGAGAAGCTCACGCGCGGCGAGACGCTGCTGGCCATCGCACTGACCGAGCCGCGTGGCGGCTCCGACGCCGCAAACCTGCGCATGCGCGCCGACTTCGACGGCACGCACTACGTTCTCAATGGCGAGAAGACCTCGATCTCGGCTGCCGATCAGGCAGACGCGGCCGTCGTCTTCGCGCGAACCGGCGAGGTGTCCGAACTTGCGCGCGGCATCTCGGCGTTTTTTGTGCCGCTCGACCTGCCGGGTGTCACGCGCCAGCGCTTTGACTGTCATGGGCAACGCGCCATCGGCCGGGGGTCGCTGTTCTTCGAGAACGTCAGAATTCCTGCCGACCATGTGCTCGGCGCGCCCGGCGAGGGCTTCGTGCAGGTGATGCAGGGCTTCGACTTCTCGCGCGCGCTGATCGGTCTGCAAGTGCTGGCTGTCGCCCGGGCGGCACTGGACGAAACATGGGCGTACGTGGCCCAGCGCGAGGCGTTCGGCAAGCCGCTTTCGGCCTTTCAGGGGGTGTCGCATCCGCTGGCGGATTTCGACACACAGGTCGAGGCGGCCAGACTGCTTTGCCTGCAAACGCTCTGGCTCAAGGACCGCGGCTTGCCGCACAGCGCCGAAGCCGCGATGTGCAAATGGTGGGGGCCGAAGCTGGCGTACGACACGATTCATCAGTGCCTGCTGATGTTCGGACACGGTGGCTACGATCGTGGCGTGATGGAGCAACGCCTGCGCGACGTGCTGGGGTTCCAGATCGGCGACGGCACCGCACAGATCATGAAGACGATCATTGCGCGCACCCGGGCGGGCAGGCAGGCCGTACCGATCTGA
- a CDS encoding MarR family winged helix-turn-helix transcriptional regulator has product MENPNKNVEITRMELANRLFFRLYQCANMLHKTGTRAVESLGLTTQQWAVLGALSRPEVPDGMSVGDLARYLMVSRQNLSGLISRMERDGHIVSAPDGRDRRSRRITMTEHGHHVWHREAVPRIHDYYGRALDEFSTGDITHTLHYLLKLLENMKRIDEMSGADGEIADASPADVTGV; this is encoded by the coding sequence ATGGAAAACCCTAATAAAAACGTAGAAATTACCCGGATGGAGCTGGCCAATCGATTGTTTTTCCGGCTCTATCAATGCGCCAATATGTTGCATAAAACAGGGACGAGAGCCGTCGAAAGCCTTGGCCTGACGACTCAGCAATGGGCCGTGCTGGGGGCACTGTCCCGGCCGGAAGTGCCAGACGGGATGAGCGTGGGCGATCTGGCCCGCTATCTGATGGTGAGCCGCCAAAACCTGTCTGGCCTGATCAGCCGCATGGAGCGCGACGGCCATATCGTCAGCGCACCGGACGGACGCGACCGGCGCTCCCGGCGCATTACGATGACCGAGCACGGTCATCATGTCTGGCACCGGGAAGCCGTGCCGCGCATTCACGACTATTACGGGCGCGCACTGGATGAGTTCTCGACAGGCGACATCACCCACACCCTGCACTACTTGCTCAAACTGCTCGAGAACATGAAGCGGATTGACGAGATGTCCGGCGCGGACGGAGAAATCGCCGACGCCAGCCCGGCCGATGTCACAGGCGTCTGA
- a CDS encoding acyl-CoA dehydrogenase family protein translates to MTTKGLDHESFELLLAAVQRFIRERLVPAENDVEEHDEVPAAIVDEMREMGLFGLSIPEEFGGIGLSMSQEVRVAYEFGQTSLAFRSVFGTNVGIGSQGILMDGTEAQKRDLLPRVASGDLIMSFALTEPDAGSDPAALKTRAVLDGDTYVLDGVKRFITNAPRAGAFTLMARTGGEGAGGISAFIVPADTPGLSLGKPDKKMGQRGTKTCDVVLEGARVPAANIIGGEAGKGFKTAMKVLDRGRLHVAALSCGMAQRILDESVAYARERKQFGHRIGDFQLVQAMLADSQAELYAGWSMVQDCAARYDAKPAGKRDADVSMRASCAKMFCTEMVGRVADRGVQVHGGAGYINEYKVERFYRDVRLLRLYEGTTQIQQLIIGRALMQDD, encoded by the coding sequence ATGACAACGAAGGGACTGGATCACGAATCGTTCGAGCTGTTGCTCGCGGCGGTCCAACGTTTCATCCGCGAGCGGCTGGTGCCCGCAGAGAACGACGTGGAGGAGCACGACGAAGTGCCTGCCGCGATCGTCGACGAAATGAGAGAGATGGGATTGTTCGGCCTGTCGATCCCCGAGGAATTCGGCGGCATCGGCTTGTCGATGTCGCAGGAAGTACGCGTAGCCTACGAGTTCGGGCAGACGTCGCTGGCCTTTCGCTCCGTATTCGGCACCAATGTCGGCATTGGCTCGCAGGGCATTCTGATGGACGGCACCGAGGCGCAGAAACGCGATCTGTTGCCGCGTGTGGCGAGCGGCGATCTGATCATGTCGTTCGCGCTCACGGAGCCCGACGCCGGCTCGGACCCGGCGGCCCTCAAGACGCGGGCGGTGCTCGACGGCGACACTTACGTGCTCGACGGCGTGAAGCGTTTCATCACGAATGCGCCGCGCGCCGGGGCCTTCACATTGATGGCGCGCACCGGCGGCGAAGGCGCGGGCGGCATTTCGGCGTTCATCGTGCCGGCCGACACGCCGGGGTTGTCGCTGGGCAAGCCTGACAAGAAGATGGGACAACGCGGCACAAAGACCTGCGACGTCGTGCTGGAGGGCGCGCGCGTGCCGGCAGCGAATATCATTGGCGGCGAGGCGGGCAAAGGATTCAAGACGGCCATGAAGGTGCTCGATCGCGGACGTTTGCATGTGGCGGCGCTCTCATGCGGCATGGCGCAACGCATTCTCGACGAATCGGTGGCCTACGCGCGCGAACGCAAGCAGTTCGGTCATCGCATCGGCGATTTTCAGCTTGTTCAGGCAATGCTCGCGGACAGTCAGGCCGAACTCTATGCCGGGTGGTCGATGGTGCAGGACTGCGCCGCGCGCTACGACGCGAAACCGGCAGGCAAGCGCGATGCCGATGTCAGCATGCGGGCATCGTGCGCCAAGATGTTCTGCACGGAAATGGTCGGCCGCGTGGCCGATCGTGGCGTGCAGGTGCATGGCGGAGCAGGGTATATCAATGAGTACAAGGTCGAGCGGTTCTACCGCGACGTGCGCTTGCTTCGTCTGTACGAGGGCACCACGCAGATTCAGCAATTGATTATCGGCCGCGCACTCATGCAGGACGACTGA